TTTAATGAAAAAGGAATTAATAAAACAACAGGTTTTAATTTTAATGAAAAAGGAAATACACAAGAAATATTTTCTTATCCTGTAGATATATTTACACATGAAATGGTTAAAAAACCATATTTTTTAGATTCTTTTTCTGGTGGTGAAAAAGAGTATTTTAAAACAGATGATGATAAGTTTGAAGGAATAACTTATGTTGGAAAAAGTTATAGTTATGATTTAATTAATGTAGCTATTACAACAAAACTTGCAAAAACTTCTATGGAATTAGCAGAAAAGAGAAAATTAGAATCTGATTATAAAGTAGCTTATGAAAATATAAACAAAGCATTGGAAATAATTAAAAATAAATTCTATATAGATATTATTACAAATTATAGTCCGAGTAAGGAAGTTGAATCATATTTTATATTTACTTTTTTTTCTCCTCAAAAGGAACATGATTTAAAATCAGTAGAACTCTTAGTAAATGGAAATATAATTAAAATTGATAATTATTTATTGTATTCTAATAATATTGAAATTAATTATACACTTCTTACAGAAAAATTACCAATGTATCTAAATCAAGTAAAGATACCTGTTACAGACAATCTTTTTAATTTATTTGCTAAAATGGAAAAAGATAAAAAAATTGAAGTTAGAATCTTAACTGATATAGATAATAGATTTACTTGGATTAATAAAATAGAGAAAGATAAAGGATTACCTATTGGATTAGGAAGACATTACAAATTAAAAAATTCTAAAGATGTAGCTAGAGAAATTGTAATATTTTAGTTGTCTAAGATTTTGAAGAAGATACGAAAAAATTTCTGTAAATTCCAGATTAAATAAAAAAGTATTTGCTGAACAAACTTTTTAGAAAAAATAAAGCTATTAAATTTTTTTTATTGACATTTGAAACGACAAAAAAATAAACATTAATATTAAGGAACTGGAGAAGAGTGGATGTGGACTTCAAATAATGTATAAAGAAAGATTTTCAGAATAAAGTAAAAAAGAAAATATAAAAAGAACACTTTTTTCAAAAAAGAGAGCTGAGTAAAATATTTTACTCAGCTTTTTTTAATCTTTTTTCAATTCCTCAACCAATTTATCAAAACCAATTTTATTAAAAAATTCTTTCATTTCAGTAGAAGGAATTTTTTTCATATTTATACAATTAAAAATTTCTTTTTCAAAAGGGATTTTAACAGAGACTTTATAACCTTTTTCTTCTATAAAATTTTCTAATTTTTCTGAAATTTCATTAGATAAATCATATTTATTGATAATGAAATAAGGTTTTATTCTAAATTTTGCAATTAAATCTAATAATCTTTCCATATCATGTAAGCCAGAAAGAGTAGGTTCTGTAACAAGAACAGCTTTTTTAATACCTGTAATAGAACTTATAACATTACAAGCTACTCCAGGAACTCCATCTAAGATAATATATTTTTTATTTTCTTCCTCAGCAATTTTTTTAGTAGCTTTTCTAACCTCAGCCACTAATTTTCCAGAATTTTCTTCTCCTGGAATAAGTGAAGCATGGACTAATTTTCCATAAGAGGTATCTGAAATAATAAGACTTCCAGCTTTATTATCTACCATTTCAATAGCTCCTGTAGGGCAAATATATTCACAAACTCCACAACCTTCACACTTAGTAAGATTATCAATAGCATTAAATTTACAATATTTAAAACAAAGTCCACAATTATTACAAACTTTCATATTTCTTTTTGCTTTTTTCATTCCAAAGAATTCTTTTATTTCAATATCTTTAGGTGAAAATAAAATTTTTAAGTTAGGAGCGTCTACATCACAATCTCCAATTACTACATCTTCAAAATATGGAATAAGAGAAGAAGTAACAGTAGTTTTTCCTGTACCACCTTTTCCAGATATAACAACTATTTCATTAAATTTCATTATTTATCACCTCTGGAATTTTCTTTAAAATATTTTCAAAGATTTCTCTATATTGAGGTAGGGTATCACAAATTATTTCACCTTTAGAATAAGTTTTTGCAATATCCTTATCAAAAGGAATTTCTCCCAATATTTCAAAAGAATTTTTATTGCAATAATTTTTTACTTCTGTATTACCATCAATAGATTTATTTATTACAATTCCAAATGGAATTTTCATATCTTGTAAAAGTTCAATAACTAATTTCATATCACTTAAACCAAAAGGAGAAGGTTCTGTAACAATTATTGCAAAATCACTTTCTTCTACGGAAGCCACAGTTGTACAAGAAGTACCTGGAGGACAATCAATAATAAAATCTTTTTCAGGTGTAGTTTTGTATAGTTCTTTTATTATCTTTACTCCAGACATCTCTCCAATATTTAATTTTCCATATTTTATTGGTGAATTGAAATAAGTTTCTCCTACAAATATTTCACCAATTTCTCTTTTGCAATAATTTATTGCTCCAGCTCTACAGACAATTTTACAACCTCCACAGTCGTGGCAACTTTCTTCAAAAACTAAAACTTTTTTCTTACTAGGAATAATAGCATTAAATCTACAAAAATCTCCACAGTTACCACAAAGAATACATCTTTCCATATCTATTTCAGGATACATAGTATTTACAGGAAAATTTTTTATATTTTTTGGTTTTAAAAATATATGAGAATTTGGTTCTTCAATATCTGTATCAATTAAAAGAGATTTAGTAATAAAGGCAAGATTACTACTTACAGTAGTTTTTCCTGTACCACCTTTTCCACTTAAAACAGCTAATTTCAAGATACCACCTCTTAAGCTTTTCTAAGTCCCATTGGTTTTGGACTAAGGTCATATTTTTCTAAAAGATTTTTATTAAAAGCTTCTAAAACTTCATTAACTTTTTCATAGTTTCCAAGTTTATAAGTTGGTATTTCAAATTCATGTATAAGGGTAGCAGCCTTTGGTCCAATTTCTCCAGCAATAATTATTTCAACTCCATATTTCATAAGAGTTTTTACAGCCTTAAGTCCAGCTCCTGTAACCTCATCTTTAGCTTCATTTTCAATTATTTCATAATCTTTTGTTTCATTATCTATTATTAAAAAATAAGATGCTCTTCCAAATCTTTCATCAACTAATGAATTAAAATCATTTTCTTTTAAAGCTATTGCTAATTTCATAATTCCCTCCATAAAAATTAAGACTGTTACAAAGTATTGTTATAAAAATCTGTAACAGTCTATATTAAATTATATTTTATTCGTGGTCATGGTGATGATGAGCACAAGCAGAACCTTTAGAATATAATTCTCCTTCAAGGTAAACTTTTAATATATCTTCAATATTTCCACAAGCTCCTAATATAACTTCTCCACCATTTCCTTTTATTAAATCAATAGCTCTTTGTCCCATTCCACCTGTTATTACAACATTGATATTATTAGCAGCTATAAATCTTGGGAATACTCCAGGAGCATGTT
This region of Fusobacterium perfoetens ATCC 29250 genomic DNA includes:
- a CDS encoding NifB/NifX family molybdenum-iron cluster-binding protein, with amino-acid sequence MKLAIALKENDFNSLVDERFGRASYFLIIDNETKDYEIIENEAKDEVTGAGLKAVKTLMKYGVEIIIAGEIGPKAATLIHEFEIPTYKLGNYEKVNEVLEAFNKNLLEKYDLSPKPMGLRKA
- a CDS encoding P-loop NTPase, encoding MKLAVLSGKGGTGKTTVSSNLAFITKSLLIDTDIEEPNSHIFLKPKNIKNFPVNTMYPEIDMERCILCGNCGDFCRFNAIIPSKKKVLVFEESCHDCGGCKIVCRAGAINYCKREIGEIFVGETYFNSPIKYGKLNIGEMSGVKIIKELYKTTPEKDFIIDCPPGTSCTTVASVEESDFAIIVTEPSPFGLSDMKLVIELLQDMKIPFGIVINKSIDGNTEVKNYCNKNSFEILGEIPFDKDIAKTYSKGEIICDTLPQYREIFENILKKIPEVINNEI
- a CDS encoding ATP-binding protein, producing MKFNEIVVISGKGGTGKTTVTSSLIPYFEDVVIGDCDVDAPNLKILFSPKDIEIKEFFGMKKAKRNMKVCNNCGLCFKYCKFNAIDNLTKCEGCGVCEYICPTGAIEMVDNKAGSLIISDTSYGKLVHASLIPGEENSGKLVAEVRKATKKIAEEENKKYIILDGVPGVACNVISSITGIKKAVLVTEPTLSGLHDMERLLDLIAKFRIKPYFIINKYDLSNEISEKLENFIEEKGYKVSVKIPFEKEIFNCINMKKIPSTEMKEFFNKIGFDKLVEELKKD